From a region of the Coprococcus comes ATCC 27758 genome:
- the yfcE gene encoding phosphodiesterase gives MKLMIASDIHGSAYYCLEMLDAMKKECPDRLLLLGDILYHGPRNDLPLEYEPKKVIKMLNEVKEKLFCVRGNCDTEVDQMVLDFPIMADYAVIPCGNRIIYATHGHHHNVMTPIPMQPGDILLHGHTHVPAWEPFGNENLYLNPGSVSIPKENSAHSYMILEDGLAKWKNLYGEVYHELML, from the coding sequence ATGAAACTAATGATTGCATCAGATATTCACGGATCCGCATATTATTGTCTGGAAATGCTGGATGCGATGAAAAAAGAATGTCCGGACAGACTGTTACTTCTGGGCGACATCCTGTATCATGGACCAAGAAATGATCTTCCGCTGGAATACGAACCCAAAAAGGTAATCAAAATGTTAAATGAAGTCAAAGAGAAATTATTCTGTGTACGCGGAAACTGTGACACAGAGGTAGACCAGATGGTACTGGATTTTCCGATCATGGCAGATTATGCAGTGATCCCGTGCGGCAACAGGATCATTTACGCCACCCATGGACACCATCATAACGTCATGACCCCAATCCCAATGCAGCCAGGCGATATTCTCCTACACGGTCACACCCACGTACCGGCCTGGGAACCATTCGGAAACGAGAACCTCTACTTAAATCCAGGCTCCGTTTCCATCCCAAAAGAAAACAGCGCCCACAGCTACATGATCCTGGAAGACGGTCTCGCCAAATGGAAAAACCTATACGGCGAAGTTTACCACGAACTTATGCTGTAG
- the pepT gene encoding peptidase T — protein MRAYERFLNYVPVWTTSDETSDTVPSADRELVLARMLVEEMKGLGIADARVDDKGYVYGHIPATPGCEDKPSLGLVAHMDTVADASGENIKPQIIENYDGKDVVLKGSGDILKVDEFPYLAELKGRTLITTDGTTLLGADDKAGIAEILTVAEEIIKEGLPHGKICIGFTPDEEIARGAKHFDVEGFGADYAYTLDGDEEGEIQFENFNASTAFITIHGVSVHTGSAKDVMVNSQTIATEIHQMLPVNERPETTEGYEGFYHLVSVQGNVTTTKMKYFIRDFDRRSFDARAQKLRDIAEEMNKKYGEGKVKVEIVESYYNMREKIEPCMQLIDYAKAAIEHAGITPIVSPVRGGTDGARLSFKGLPCPNLGTGGHAFHGVFEHITVEGMDKAVLIVKDIIRQFAE, from the coding sequence ATGAGAGCTTACGAAAGATTTTTAAACTACGTTCCGGTATGGACAACCAGTGATGAGACAAGCGATACTGTCCCGTCAGCAGACAGAGAGCTGGTACTGGCAAGAATGCTTGTAGAAGAGATGAAAGGTCTTGGAATCGCAGATGCAAGAGTGGACGACAAGGGATATGTATATGGACACATCCCTGCAACTCCTGGATGCGAAGACAAGCCGTCGCTTGGTCTGGTTGCGCATATGGACACTGTGGCAGATGCATCAGGGGAAAATATAAAGCCACAGATCATTGAGAATTATGACGGGAAGGACGTTGTCCTGAAAGGTTCCGGAGATATTCTGAAAGTAGATGAGTTCCCGTACCTTGCAGAATTAAAGGGCAGAACTCTGATCACAACTGACGGAACCACACTTCTTGGGGCAGATGACAAGGCGGGAATCGCAGAGATTCTTACCGTGGCAGAAGAGATCATCAAAGAAGGACTTCCGCATGGAAAGATCTGCATCGGATTTACACCGGATGAAGAGATTGCAAGAGGAGCAAAGCATTTTGATGTGGAAGGTTTTGGTGCTGACTATGCTTACACTTTGGACGGTGATGAGGAAGGCGAGATTCAGTTCGAGAATTTCAATGCATCGACTGCATTTATCACCATTCACGGTGTCAGCGTACATACGGGATCAGCAAAAGACGTGATGGTTAATTCACAGACCATTGCAACCGAGATCCACCAGATGCTTCCGGTAAATGAAAGACCGGAGACAACCGAAGGATATGAAGGATTCTATCATCTGGTCAGCGTGCAGGGAAATGTGACAACGACTAAGATGAAATACTTTATCCGTGATTTTGATCGCAGATCTTTTGACGCAAGAGCACAGAAACTTCGTGATATCGCAGAAGAGATGAATAAAAAGTACGGCGAAGGAAAAGTGAAAGTTGAGATTGTAGAATCTTATTACAACATGCGCGAAAAGATTGAACCGTGCATGCAGCTGATCGATTACGCAAAAGCAGCGATTGAGCATGCAGGTATTACACCAATCGTGTCACCGGTCCGTGGGGGAACAGACGGTGCAAGACTCAGCTTCAAAGGACTTCCGTGTCCGAATCTTGGAACGGGCGGACATGCATTCCATGGCGTATTTGAGCATATCACGGTAGAAGGAATGGATAAAGCAGTCCTTATTGTAAAAGACATCATTAGACAGTTTGCAGAATAA
- a CDS encoding amino acid ABC transporter permease yields MNLIMKQMPVVVSALNVGFLQTLKLFIVTLVGALPLGLVIAFGSMSHFKPLSWLARLIVWVIRGTPLMIQLLIIYYFPGLVLHNPIWGGGETGRFLAAAVSFIINYACYFSEIYRGGIQGVPEGQKEAGLVLGMTKHQIFFKITLLQMIKRIVPPMSNEIITLVKDTSLARIIALQEIIWAGQAFMKGSHGISGAIWPLFFTAVYYLIFNGILTVLLGRLEKKLEYFR; encoded by the coding sequence ATGAATCTGATTATGAAACAAATGCCGGTCGTAGTGTCCGCACTGAATGTCGGCTTTTTACAAACTTTAAAATTATTTATTGTGACGCTGGTCGGCGCCCTTCCTCTCGGACTGGTCATTGCCTTTGGCTCCATGTCTCATTTTAAGCCTCTTAGCTGGCTTGCGAGACTGATCGTCTGGGTGATCCGTGGTACCCCGCTGATGATCCAGCTTCTGATCATCTACTATTTCCCCGGGCTGGTCTTACATAACCCGATCTGGGGTGGTGGTGAAACAGGACGATTCCTTGCAGCAGCCGTATCTTTTATCATCAATTACGCCTGTTATTTTTCAGAAATCTACCGCGGTGGAATCCAGGGTGTTCCGGAAGGTCAGAAAGAAGCCGGTCTTGTACTTGGCATGACAAAGCATCAGATCTTTTTCAAGATCACACTCCTTCAGATGATCAAACGCATCGTACCACCGATGTCAAATGAGATCATCACCCTGGTAAAAGATACTTCTCTTGCACGTATTATCGCGCTGCAGGAGATCATCTGGGCAGGACAGGCATTTATGAAAGGCTCACATGGCATCTCCGGTGCCATCTGGCCGCTGTTCTTTACCGCTGTTTATTATCTTATTTTCAATGGTATCCTGACCGTTCTTCTCGGACGCCTTGAAAAGAAACTGGAATATTTCAGATAA
- a CDS encoding ATP-binding cassette domain-containing protein, giving the protein METNEIIVHHATENNLKNVSIRIPKHQITVFTGVSGSGKSSLVLDTLAAQSRRELNDTFPSFVQQYLPKYGRPHVERIENLPAAIVINQKKPSPNQRSTVGTYTDTYTLLRLLFSRVGQPFVGYSDSFSFNHPQGCCLRCNGLGEVTDLDVHKLVDFDKCLNDDGVIHYVAFEPGQWRWIRYANSGLFDLNKKIKDYSEEELELFLYSPQIRLKNPPEGWPKTAKYEGLVHRMYRSVLNSEEGKLHRELLDPITSHGVCPECNGARLNQKVLSCKIDGKNIADVIKLPLSELRAWIAQIEDPLAKDIQDTLHTKLSALIDIGLGYLSLDRGLSTLSGGEIQRCKIAKCLNSSLSDLLYILDEPSAGLHNHDIERMRRALEKLRDGGNTVVLVEHHRKMIEMADHIVEMGPEPGMAGGRVLFEGSYKELLKSDTPTGEEMRLTTSLKAKAREAKGIWRMEHIHLHNLKDITIEFPIGNLVVIAGVAGSGKSSLMESFYRSMGEDVVFVSQRAAGASLRSTPATYLGVADEIRKIFAKRCGQKASLFSFNGAGKCPACKGKGVIVSDMAFMDDIETTCDVCKGLRYSKEVLQYEVDGKNIAEVMDLTVAQAGEFFRGTKISEALEPLEKVGLSYLHLNQALSTLSGGELQRMKFASYLGSKDRIFILDEPTNGLHIKNVRSLLKLLNQMVDEGNSIFVIEHNIEFIKSADYVVELGPEGGDAGGRLLFAGTPSEMKMSEKSVTAEYL; this is encoded by the coding sequence ATGGAAACAAATGAGATTATTGTTCACCATGCGACGGAGAATAACCTGAAAAATGTATCCATCCGGATACCAAAGCATCAGATCACAGTATTTACCGGAGTATCAGGTTCTGGGAAATCTTCGCTGGTTCTGGATACTCTTGCGGCGCAGTCACGCAGGGAATTAAATGATACTTTCCCGAGTTTTGTGCAGCAATATCTTCCCAAATACGGAAGACCGCATGTAGAACGGATTGAGAATCTACCGGCAGCAATTGTAATCAATCAGAAAAAGCCGTCGCCGAATCAGCGGTCGACGGTTGGAACTTATACGGATACCTATACCCTTCTGAGGCTTTTATTTTCCAGAGTGGGACAGCCTTTTGTCGGTTATTCGGACAGCTTTTCATTCAATCATCCACAGGGATGCTGCCTGCGGTGTAACGGACTTGGAGAAGTGACAGATCTGGATGTGCATAAGCTGGTGGATTTTGATAAATGTTTGAATGATGACGGGGTGATCCATTATGTGGCATTTGAGCCGGGGCAGTGGAGATGGATCCGCTATGCAAACAGTGGATTGTTTGATCTGAATAAGAAGATTAAAGACTATTCCGAAGAAGAATTGGAACTGTTTTTGTATTCACCGCAGATACGTCTTAAGAATCCACCGGAAGGATGGCCGAAAACTGCGAAATACGAAGGCCTTGTGCATCGGATGTACCGCAGTGTCCTAAATTCGGAAGAAGGAAAACTTCACAGGGAGTTATTGGATCCGATCACCAGTCATGGAGTTTGTCCGGAGTGTAATGGGGCAAGATTGAATCAGAAGGTGTTGTCCTGCAAAATTGACGGGAAAAATATTGCTGATGTAATAAAACTTCCATTATCCGAGCTGCGTGCGTGGATTGCTCAAATAGAAGATCCGCTTGCAAAAGATATTCAGGATACACTGCATACCAAACTGTCTGCACTTATAGATATCGGACTGGGATATCTGTCTCTGGACAGAGGGTTATCTACTTTATCTGGTGGAGAGATTCAGAGATGCAAGATTGCAAAATGCCTGAATTCCTCGCTTTCTGATTTGTTGTATATTCTGGATGAACCGAGTGCAGGGCTTCATAATCATGATATTGAGCGGATGCGCCGTGCACTGGAAAAATTGAGAGATGGTGGAAATACGGTTGTTCTGGTGGAGCATCACCGGAAAATGATCGAGATGGCCGATCACATTGTGGAAATGGGTCCGGAACCGGGAATGGCCGGTGGAAGAGTTTTATTTGAAGGCAGTTATAAGGAACTTTTAAAGAGTGATACGCCGACTGGAGAAGAGATGCGGCTTACTACTTCTCTAAAAGCAAAGGCAAGGGAAGCGAAAGGAATATGGCGGATGGAGCATATCCATCTTCACAATCTGAAGGACATTACCATCGAATTTCCAATAGGAAATCTGGTTGTGATCGCTGGTGTTGCCGGATCTGGAAAAAGTTCTCTGATGGAAAGCTTTTACCGCAGTATGGGAGAGGATGTGGTGTTTGTAAGCCAGCGCGCTGCAGGTGCAAGTCTCAGATCCACTCCAGCGACCTATCTGGGAGTCGCAGATGAAATCCGGAAAATATTTGCAAAGCGGTGCGGTCAGAAGGCATCTTTGTTTTCTTTTAACGGCGCAGGAAAGTGTCCGGCATGTAAGGGAAAAGGAGTGATCGTATCGGATATGGCATTTATGGATGACATCGAGACGACCTGTGATGTGTGTAAAGGACTTCGGTATTCAAAAGAAGTTTTGCAATACGAAGTAGATGGAAAGAATATTGCGGAAGTGATGGATCTGACTGTTGCACAGGCAGGGGAATTCTTCAGGGGAACAAAGATCAGCGAAGCGCTGGAGCCTCTGGAAAAAGTAGGACTTTCTTATCTGCACCTGAATCAGGCACTTTCTACTTTATCCGGCGGAGAGTTGCAGCGAATGAAGTTTGCTTCCTATCTCGGAAGTAAAGACCGTATTTTCATTCTTGATGAGCCGACAAACGGATTGCATATCAAGAATGTCCGGAGTCTGTTAAAGCTTCTGAACCAGATGGTGGATGAAGGAAATTCCATTTTTGTTATCGAACATAACATAGAATTTATCAAATCCGCTGATTATGTGGTAGAATTAGGACCAGAAGGAGGAGATGCCGGAGGAAGACTGCTGTTTGCCGGTACACCGTCTGAGATGAAAATGAGTGAAAAATCTGTTACGGCAGAATATTTATGA
- a CDS encoding transporter substrate-binding domain-containing protein, with product MKKITALALTSAMVLSLAACGGSSSDTKTSDDSKKASKSDVEYVQDKGTLVVGITDFEPMDYKNDKDEWIGFDADMAKAFAKSLGVDAEFVEIDWDNKVMELDGKTIDCVWNGMTLTDEVTSAMACTSAYCNNAQVVVVPSDKADKYQDKDSLKDLSFAVESGSAGEKAVSGEGYDYTAVSSQSDALMEVAAGTSDAAVIDLLMAGAMVGKGTGYENLTHTVELTTEKYGVGFRKGSDLADKLNEFFKTSYNDGSMKKCAETYGVQDAIIEQK from the coding sequence ATGAAAAAAATAACAGCACTTGCACTTACTTCAGCAATGGTATTATCCCTTGCAGCATGCGGAGGTTCATCTTCCGATACAAAAACTTCAGATGATTCAAAAAAAGCATCCAAAAGCGATGTAGAATACGTTCAGGACAAAGGAACCCTGGTAGTTGGAATCACCGATTTTGAGCCAATGGATTACAAAAATGATAAGGATGAATGGATTGGTTTTGATGCCGACATGGCAAAAGCATTTGCAAAAAGCCTTGGCGTAGATGCCGAATTTGTCGAGATCGACTGGGACAATAAAGTCATGGAGCTGGATGGAAAAACCATCGACTGCGTATGGAATGGTATGACACTTACTGATGAAGTAACCAGCGCAATGGCATGCACCTCCGCTTACTGTAACAATGCGCAGGTAGTGGTTGTTCCTTCTGATAAAGCAGACAAATATCAGGACAAAGACAGTCTGAAGGATCTTTCTTTTGCAGTTGAATCCGGAAGTGCCGGAGAAAAAGCTGTAAGCGGAGAAGGATATGACTACACTGCGGTTTCTTCACAGTCTGATGCCCTGATGGAAGTTGCAGCCGGAACCTCTGATGCTGCAGTCATCGACCTTCTGATGGCCGGTGCTATGGTCGGAAAAGGTACCGGATACGAAAATCTGACTCATACCGTTGAGCTTACTACCGAAAAATATGGTGTTGGATTCCGCAAAGGTTCTGACCTTGCAGACAAACTGAACGAATTCTTCAAGACAAGCTACAATGATGGTTCTATGAAGAAATGCGCTGAAACCTATGGGGTTCAGGATGCCATCATTGAGCAGAAATAA
- a CDS encoding M18 family aminopeptidase → MENQTIKELTSFIKNSPTAFHAVKSIRDILTKEGFQELKESEKWKIEKGGKYYVTRNHSSILAFKVGNQLDEYSFHVTASHSDSPTFKIKENAEIEVKKKYTVLNTEGYGGMICSTWFDRPLSVAGRVIVKTDSGMETRLVKVERDLLMIPSLAIHMDRAVNEGRAINKQVDMLPVFAGSAKEPGEMKKLIAEEIGVEEEKIYGMDLFLYNRMEPSVWGRENEFLSCPQLDDLQCAFASLNGFLAGENAKNINVFACFDNEEVGSGTKQGAASTLLSDVLWRINKALGKDEEDFYRAVAGSFMLSCDNAHAVHPNYQQKTDVNNCNYMNEGIVIKSHAGQKYTSDAVSIAIFKAICEKAGVPVQFFANRSDAAGGSTLGNIAMAQVSMNTVDIGLPQLAMHSAYETSGVKDTGYLIEASKEFYSCHIKAAGDGLFEIA, encoded by the coding sequence ATGGAGAACCAGACAATTAAAGAACTCACATCATTTATAAAGAACTCGCCGACTGCTTTTCATGCAGTAAAATCAATCCGGGATATTCTTACAAAAGAAGGATTTCAGGAGCTGAAAGAATCGGAAAAATGGAAAATAGAAAAAGGCGGAAAATATTATGTGACCCGCAACCATTCCAGCATTCTTGCATTTAAAGTCGGAAACCAACTGGATGAGTACAGCTTTCATGTAACTGCGTCCCACAGTGACTCACCGACCTTTAAGATCAAAGAGAATGCAGAGATTGAGGTGAAGAAAAAATACACGGTTCTGAATACAGAAGGCTATGGCGGAATGATCTGCTCTACCTGGTTTGACCGTCCGTTATCGGTAGCAGGGCGCGTAATTGTAAAGACGGACAGTGGAATGGAGACCAGACTGGTCAAGGTAGAAAGAGATCTTCTGATGATTCCAAGTCTTGCAATCCATATGGACCGCGCAGTCAATGAAGGCCGTGCGATCAACAAACAGGTAGACATGCTTCCGGTTTTTGCTGGATCGGCAAAAGAACCGGGTGAGATGAAAAAACTGATCGCAGAAGAGATTGGCGTAGAAGAAGAGAAGATTTATGGTATGGATCTGTTCCTGTATAACCGGATGGAGCCATCTGTATGGGGAAGAGAGAATGAATTCTTATCCTGTCCACAGCTGGATGATCTGCAGTGTGCGTTTGCGTCGCTGAATGGTTTCCTTGCAGGAGAAAATGCAAAGAATATCAATGTTTTTGCCTGCTTTGACAATGAAGAGGTTGGATCAGGAACCAAGCAGGGAGCAGCATCGACACTGTTGTCGGATGTGCTTTGGCGGATCAACAAGGCACTGGGAAAGGATGAGGAAGATTTCTATCGTGCAGTTGCCGGAAGTTTTATGCTGAGCTGTGATAATGCACATGCAGTACACCCGAATTATCAGCAGAAGACGGATGTAAATAACTGTAACTATATGAACGAAGGAATCGTGATCAAATCTCATGCCGGTCAGAAATATACCAGTGATGCAGTAAGTATTGCGATTTTCAAGGCAATCTGTGAAAAGGCAGGTGTACCGGTGCAGTTTTTTGCCAACCGTTCGGATGCGGCAGGTGGAAGTACACTGGGAAATATTGCAATGGCGCAGGTATCCATGAATACCGTGGATATCGGACTTCCGCAGCTCGCAATGCATTCGGCTTATGAGACTTCCGGTGTAAAGGATACCGGTTATCTGATCGAGGCATCCAAAGAATTTTACAGCTGTCATATCAAGGCAGCAGGCGATGGTTTGTTTGAAATTGCATAA
- a CDS encoding GntR family transcriptional regulator yields MAELIYRTLRENIADIIRKRIIYQELEPGQKIVEQDLAKEFKTSRAPIREALRQLENEGLIEYVRNAGCSVKEITLEESFEIYLMRANYETMAVKLMGGNVPEDTICRMEEVLEKMKKLDEEQFDQVFVYDNQMHGLLVEMTGMTRLYKAWKELNYGNIVTGFSLSTDKKRVLERQYPIHKELVDACREKNKEKICHVLSEHYMRTIRRLLKEQGLSEEDSGFSFDFLV; encoded by the coding sequence ATGGCAGAATTAATATATCGAACACTAAGAGAAAATATTGCAGATATTATCCGGAAGAGGATCATTTACCAGGAGCTGGAGCCGGGACAGAAGATTGTGGAACAGGATCTGGCAAAGGAATTTAAGACAAGCAGGGCTCCGATTCGTGAGGCACTTAGACAGCTGGAAAATGAAGGACTTATAGAATATGTAAGAAATGCAGGATGCTCTGTAAAAGAAATTACACTGGAAGAATCATTTGAAATTTACCTTATGCGGGCGAATTACGAAACCATGGCAGTGAAGCTGATGGGAGGAAACGTTCCGGAGGATACCATTTGCCGGATGGAAGAAGTGCTGGAAAAAATGAAAAAACTGGATGAAGAGCAGTTTGACCAGGTTTTTGTCTATGATAACCAGATGCATGGACTGCTTGTAGAGATGACTGGTATGACAAGGCTCTATAAAGCATGGAAAGAGCTGAATTATGGAAATATTGTTACGGGCTTCAGCCTGAGCACGGATAAAAAGCGTGTGTTAGAAAGACAGTATCCGATTCATAAAGAACTGGTGGATGCCTGCAGGGAAAAGAACAAGGAGAAAATCTGTCACGTTCTTTCCGAACATTACATGAGAACGATCCGAAGGCTTTTGAAAGAGCAGGGATTGTCGGAAGAGGATTCCGGATTTTCATTTGATTTTCTTGTCTAG